In the genome of Bacteroidota bacterium, the window TTATCAGCTGGTACGACGCACAGGTGGGCGGTAATCTTCTGTACACGGGAAATCCTTATGTCATAAATAATGTTACCACAACCACTACCTATTATGCCGGAACCTGTCCGGGTACTTACAGGGTGGCTGCCGTGGTGTATATGTTTCCGTTTGCACCGGCACTGTCGAATGATACCGCCATCTGTCTGGGGCAATCGGTTACACTGCATGCAACAGGCGGTTCCAATATTCAGTGGACGCCGGCAACCGGTCTCGACAATGCAAACAGCCCCAATCCGGTGTGTTCGGCCCTTGTCACCACCACCTATCACGTAACTATACAAAGTATCAACGGATGCAGTGCCACCGATTCCGTTACGGTAACGGTGAATTCTGTAACGGCAACAATTACTCCCGATACTGCCATCTGTGCAGGTCAGAATATCGCATTGATAGCATCGGGCGGTACGTCGTATGCATGGAGCACAGGCGGTTCAGGCTCGTTTATCAATGTGAATCCGCTTACAGATCATACCTATTCGGTAACTGTTTCCGCACTGGGCTGTACCGACACTGCCTCTGTGAATGTTGCAGTAAATCCACTGCCTGTGGTGAACCTGGGCAACGATACCACCTTCTGCACAGGCGGCAACCTGCAGCTGAATGCAGGAAATCCCGGTGCAACGTATCTGTGGCAGGATAATTCAACGAATCAGTTTTTCAGCGTCAGCGCAAGCGGAACGTATTTTGTGAATGTTACCGATGAAACAACATGTTCCTTTACCGATACCATCCATGTAACCGTAGTGCCCAATGCCGATGCCACCATTACGCATGTTGCGCCGGTATGTGCAGGCGCCGCGTCCTTTAATCTTACCGCTGCACAATCGGGTGGTACGTGGAGCGGAACGGGAATCACCAGTGCATCTGCAGGAACCTTTAATCCCGCGACAGCCGGTCCCGGATATTTCGTTATTACATACAGCATTGCAGGATTGTGCGGTGCAACGGATACTACGGGCATTCGTGTTTATGCTGTTCCGGTGGTTAATCTGGGGAATGATACAAGCTTCTGTCAGGGTGGCTCGGTGCTGCTCGACGCGGGAAACCCGGGTGCCGGATATCTGTGGCAGAACAGCGCCAATACACAAACCATTACTGCCACTGCGAGCGGTACCTATTATGTACAGGTTACCGATGCGCATCTGTGTGCTGCCACCGATACTATTAATATAAGTGTACTTCCGAACATGAATGCAACCATAGCTGCCGTAACGCCCATGTGTGCGAATGCTGCACCTGTGACGCTGTCGGCGGTTGACGGTGGCGGTGTATGGTCGGGTACGGGGATTACATCACAGCTTCCGCCCACCTTTGATCCCGGGGTGGCAGGCAGTGGTAACTTCATCATTACCTATACCATTGCCGGCCTTTGCGGCGATGCGGACACAAACACGATTACGGTGTACAGTGTTCCTGCCATCAATGCGACGAATGTTGCTCCATCCTGTCCTTCATTGGATAATGGCTCTGTAAGTCTGCAGATAGTTTCGGGAACGGCTCCGTACATTTATGTGTGGAATACGGGCGATACCACTGCCTCGGCAGCAGGACTCAGTCCCGGAACCTATGCGGTAACAGTAACCGATGCACACGGATGTGTGGCCATGCATTCCTCCGATCTGAATGTAATGGTCGACTGTCATGGTACGCCTGTCATCTATCTTCCGAACATCTTCAGTCCGAACAGCGACGGCATCAACGACAAACTGTTTGTGAAGGGCGAAGAGATTACCAGCTTCACCTTGGTTATTTACGACCGCTGGGGCGAGAAGGTATTTGAGTCGTCGGCATTAGACTATGGCTGGGACGGCACCTTTAAGAACAAAGACATGCCTGCGGGAGTTTATGTCTATCATCTCAACGCCCTGATGTATGGCGGAAGCGAGGTGAAGAAACATGGGAACATTACGCTGGTGAGATAATAGTCGTGAGTCGTGAGTCGAGAGTCGTAAGTCGTGACTCTCGACTCCCGACTATCTTCAAATCCCCAGTCCTCCTATCAGTTTAGCTTCTTCCGACTTGGTGCCGTACTGAGCTTTCACGTATGCTTTGATGCGGAGCACTCTTTCGTTGAAGTCGTTGAAGGCGAGGTCGCGGGCTTCGCGTGCCGATTTCAGTGCTTTCACGCTGTTGGCCACGGCATCGTTGAGTGTTGTAAGGTTCAATCCTACGGCCTGAAGTGCCGGAAGTTTAAGAGAGGTAATGGCCGGGTCATACGCATTGAATTTTCCGAGTGTGCTTACCAGATTGTTGAAAATCTGTGTGGTGGCAGCGTACGAGCGCTCGGAGTGGCTGCGTGTCCTGGGGGTGGTTGAATCTACCGGCTCGGTGGGTACGGTTTCGGCTTCGGTTTTAATCACGGTGTTGCTTCTGAGTCTGCGGAGGATGATGTTCACGCTGTTCAGTTCAGCGGAGCGCGTTCCGTATTGTGCGATGACGGCACTGCGTATGGCGGTTGCCATGGAGTCGATGCTTCCGCTGCCTTTGCGGAATGCTTTTGCCCTTTCGAAGGTGGCGTTACGGTAAATCTCGAGCTGTTCGGCTTCGGAAGCATTGTAGCCTGCAATGTTGTTTACCAGCGAGCTCACCTCGCCGGGACTCTCCAGAAGGCGCGGAGGGTTGTAGTTCGCGAAGCCGTTGAGGTAGGCCACCAGATCCTGACCTTTCCGCAATCTTACGCCGAATGAAAATTTCTTTGATGTTCTCATAGTACATTAAGTTTTAGTGAATAATTGGATTTATCTGTTGTCTGACTAAAATTCCGGGTGCCCTGTTATAACTGAAGCAAGCGATGTCATTGTGGAAGCAAGTCCTGTCATTACCGAAGCAGGCGTTGT includes:
- a CDS encoding gliding motility-associated C-terminal domain-containing protein produces the protein MKRFFSFVIAAAIVTSSFSLFAQRGKDGAKVISTAAVAVNEYTVLTSDALSGSTTLAVGSSQLNTNGRFPGTLAPGDLIFIIQVQGASIQGGEWWWNWGYVDNYLNTGNNEFAEVLAVPGTTSIQLSCPLKNNYTASGRVEVIRVPRYTSLTINSGGELTCDAWNGSTGGILATEVLGNTLINSGGTINVSVKGFRGGLETDNNSGYAVYQYASTDNSLGSMKGEGIAGWGPEYDIRNGRYGRNPPANGGGGGNAHNAGGGGGANGGYAHGWNSGRGIPDTSTAAYIQAWNLEAPLFHKTVSDGGGRGGYSFSYSNQDATVMKPDTSLWGGDYRRNTGGLGGRNLDYNGGRFFMGGGGGAGDQDDSYGGAGGTGAGMAYLVTYGNISGSGQIIANGQAGFNAQGNAPVLGHAGIDGAGGGGAGGTILLSTTGTVSGITIMADGGKGGDQIKTKGVLATSNGEAEGPGGGGGGGYIAVSNGTPWIQANGGANGVCTATTGADFGLSEFPPNGATKGGKGTLDGYVKNFAITTVNDSICPGEVATLSATLSGTVPPGAVISWYDAQVGGNLLYTGNPYVINNVTTTTTYYAGTCPGTYRVAAVVYMFPFAPALSNDTAICLGQSVTLHATGGSNIQWTPATGLDNANSPNPVCSALVTTTYHVTIQSINGCSATDSVTVTVNSVTATITPDTAICAGQNIALIASGGTSYAWSTGGSGSFINVNPLTDHTYSVTVSALGCTDTASVNVAVNPLPVVNLGNDTTFCTGGNLQLNAGNPGATYLWQDNSTNQFFSVSASGTYFVNVTDETTCSFTDTIHVTVVPNADATITHVAPVCAGAASFNLTAAQSGGTWSGTGITSASAGTFNPATAGPGYFVITYSIAGLCGATDTTGIRVYAVPVVNLGNDTSFCQGGSVLLDAGNPGAGYLWQNSANTQTITATASGTYYVQVTDAHLCAATDTINISVLPNMNATIAAVTPMCANAAPVTLSAVDGGGVWSGTGITSQLPPTFDPGVAGSGNFIITYTIAGLCGDADTNTITVYSVPAINATNVAPSCPSLDNGSVSLQIVSGTAPYIYVWNTGDTTASAAGLSPGTYAVTVTDAHGCVAMHSSDLNVMVDCHGTPVIYLPNIFSPNSDGINDKLFVKGEEITSFTLVIYDRWGEKVFESSALDYGWDGTFKNKDMPAGVYVYHLNALMYGGSEVKKHGNITLVR